The Pirellulimonas nuda genome includes a region encoding these proteins:
- a CDS encoding ABC transporter ATP-binding protein, translating into MIETRGLTKKYGELFAIRDIDLALDAGDVFGFIGPNGAGKTTTMRILATLLNPTWGEAYVCGASIYTKPKEIRKAVGYMPDFFGVYEDMKVIEYLEFFAAAYRIRGPQRRKVCDEVLELVDLSYKREALATSLSRGMTQRLGLARVLLHEPRVLLLDEPASGLDPRARIAMRELLKRLRDTGKTIMVSSHILPELADICNKIGIIEKGELIFNADVETAIRQVRPNTILRIGVAGDQAAAITLLEGLPLVERVEPAGEGASDKGLRVTLTQHTRDYADLAAAIVTAGQKLTLFKEEEINLETVFMALTKGITA; encoded by the coding sequence ATGATCGAAACCCGCGGTCTCACCAAGAAATACGGCGAGCTGTTCGCCATCCGCGACATCGACCTGGCGCTCGACGCGGGGGACGTGTTCGGCTTCATCGGCCCCAACGGCGCCGGCAAGACCACCACGATGCGGATCCTCGCCACGCTGCTCAACCCCACCTGGGGCGAGGCGTACGTGTGCGGCGCGTCCATCTACACCAAGCCGAAAGAGATCCGCAAAGCGGTGGGCTACATGCCCGACTTCTTCGGCGTGTACGAAGACATGAAGGTGATCGAGTACCTCGAGTTCTTCGCCGCTGCGTACCGCATCCGCGGCCCGCAACGCCGCAAGGTGTGCGACGAGGTGCTGGAGCTGGTCGACCTGAGCTACAAACGCGAGGCGCTCGCCACCAGCCTGTCGCGCGGCATGACGCAGCGGCTCGGCCTGGCGCGGGTGCTGCTGCACGAGCCGCGTGTGCTGCTGCTGGACGAGCCGGCCAGTGGCCTCGACCCGCGGGCCCGGATCGCGATGCGCGAGCTGCTCAAGCGGCTCCGCGACACCGGCAAGACCATCATGGTCAGCAGCCACATCCTGCCGGAGCTGGCCGACATCTGCAACAAGATCGGCATCATCGAGAAGGGAGAGCTGATCTTCAACGCCGACGTCGAGACGGCCATCCGTCAGGTGCGGCCCAACACCATCCTGCGGATCGGGGTCGCCGGCGACCAGGCGGCCGCCATCACCTTGCTGGAAGGGCTGCCGCTGGTCGAGCGGGTCGAGCCGGCCGGCGAAGGGGCCTCCGATAAGGGGCTGCGGGTGACGCTTACCCAGCACACCCGCGACTACGCCGATCTCGCAGCGGCCATCGTAACGGCCGGTCAGAAGCTGACCCTCTTTAAGGAAGAAGAGATCAACCTGGAGACGGTCTTTATGGCGTTGACGAAGGGCATTACGGCCTAA
- a CDS encoding sigma-54-dependent transcriptional regulator → MPYKLLVIDDDRAVLHLVERSLSNLDLEFVTALSASDGIDKIESEKPDVVLLDIMLPDLSGLEAFTRIRQADARLPVIFITAASASDVAIEAMKLGAFDYVCKPIDVGQLDRLVRQALESRRLMSVPVGMRDLLAPDDKGDAFVGRCRPMQDIFKAIGRVAPQNVAVLIRGESGTGKELVARAVYQHSNRSEGPFLAVNCAALSETLLESELFGHEKGAFTGAHERRIGKFEQCSGGTIFLDEVGDMSPLVQGKVLRLLQEQKFERVGGNQTISTDVRIVSATNRDLEEMCQNNEFRTDLYYRLNGYTINLPPLRDRGDDRVMLLEHTLARLNAELGRDVQGIAPEALKRLLSYDWPGNVRELQTLLRQAVLQSSGPVLLADALPAEINPSPVRARATESHGSAPAPMSDEDREGDSDAGIDAFVDQRLQEGATDLYATTLSHMERSLLSRVLRHAGGNQSEAARILGITRGSLRNKIRANQISIGPTISVAEAADV, encoded by the coding sequence ATGCCCTACAAGCTACTAGTCATCGACGACGACCGCGCCGTGCTCCACCTCGTCGAGCGTTCGCTCTCCAATCTCGACCTGGAGTTTGTCACAGCCCTGTCCGCCAGCGACGGGATCGACAAGATTGAGAGCGAAAAGCCGGACGTGGTGCTACTGGACATCATGCTCCCCGACCTCTCGGGGCTCGAGGCCTTCACGAGGATACGGCAGGCGGACGCCAGGCTGCCGGTCATTTTTATCACCGCTGCTAGCGCCAGCGATGTCGCGATCGAGGCGATGAAGCTGGGGGCGTTTGACTACGTCTGCAAGCCGATCGACGTAGGCCAGCTCGACCGACTGGTGCGTCAGGCGCTCGAGTCGCGGCGGCTGATGAGCGTGCCTGTGGGGATGCGCGACCTGCTGGCCCCCGACGACAAGGGCGACGCGTTCGTCGGGAGGTGCCGCCCGATGCAGGACATCTTCAAGGCCATCGGCCGTGTGGCGCCGCAGAACGTGGCGGTGCTGATCCGTGGCGAGAGCGGCACGGGCAAGGAATTGGTCGCCCGCGCGGTGTACCAGCACAGCAACCGGTCGGAAGGGCCGTTCTTGGCGGTCAACTGCGCCGCGCTCTCTGAGACACTGCTCGAGTCGGAGCTCTTCGGCCACGAGAAGGGCGCCTTTACCGGCGCCCACGAGCGCCGCATCGGAAAGTTCGAGCAGTGCAGCGGGGGGACCATCTTCCTCGACGAAGTCGGAGACATGTCTCCGCTGGTGCAGGGGAAGGTGCTCAGGTTGCTGCAGGAGCAGAAGTTCGAGCGTGTGGGGGGCAACCAGACCATTTCCACCGACGTCCGCATCGTCTCGGCCACCAACCGCGACCTGGAGGAGATGTGCCAGAACAATGAGTTCCGCACCGACCTCTATTACCGGCTCAACGGCTACACCATCAACCTCCCGCCGCTGCGCGATCGCGGCGACGACCGAGTGATGCTGCTAGAGCACACGCTGGCGCGGCTCAATGCAGAGCTAGGCCGCGACGTGCAGGGCATCGCGCCTGAGGCGCTCAAGCGTCTGCTGAGCTACGACTGGCCCGGCAACGTCCGCGAGTTGCAGACGCTGCTCCGTCAGGCCGTGCTGCAGTCTTCGGGTCCGGTGCTGCTGGCCGACGCGCTGCCGGCAGAGATCAATCCGTCGCCGGTGCGGGCCCGGGCGACCGAGTCGCATGGTTCGGCGCCGGCGCCGATGTCGGATGAGGACCGGGAAGGCGACTCCGATGCCGGGATCGATGCGTTCGTCGACCAGCGCCTCCAGGAAGGGGCCACCGACCTGTACGCCACCACGCTGTCGCACATGGAGCGGTCGCTGCTGTCGCGTGTGCTGCGGCACGCGGGGGGGAATCAATCGGAAGCGGCCCGGATCTTGGGGATCACGCGGGGGAGCCTCCGCAACAAGATCCGCGCCAACCAGATCTCGATCGGCCCGACGATATCGGTCGCCGAGGCGGCGGACGTGTAG
- a CDS encoding outer membrane protein assembly factor BamB family protein, translated as MKHLSLLALMLTCVPTMAEDWPQWRGAHHDGVSAAKGVATTWGSDENIAWRLPLPGPAGSTPVVAGGRVFLTSVDEADLVLLAFSTDGQQQWRRVVGKGNRDMRGDEGNFASPSPVTDGRSVACLFGQGTLACFSAEGEPKWEFNIEDRYGKLDIQFGYASTPVLHDGRLYLQMIHGEGDPDTNEAQVFCLDFETGEEVWRCERLTGAKAECEHSYASPTIYSPPGAAPLLLTHGGDFLVAYTLDGKEAWRLGGFNDEGRYHPTLRFVSSPAVGDGLIVVPSAKRGAVVAVSPGGSGEVAGTSHELWRMPQGTPDVPSPLIYDGLVYLCREDGVLTCVEAQTGDEVYTRRLQSDRYRSSPVGVDGKVYCCSRKGVVSVIRAGREFELLAKNDLGEAVSSSLAIADGVIYLRTFDALYAIADGD; from the coding sequence ATGAAGCACTTATCCTTGCTTGCTTTGATGCTGACATGCGTCCCCACGATGGCCGAAGACTGGCCCCAATGGCGAGGCGCCCACCACGACGGCGTGTCGGCTGCTAAGGGCGTGGCCACGACCTGGGGCTCCGACGAGAACATCGCGTGGCGACTCCCCCTGCCGGGCCCCGCCGGCTCGACCCCCGTGGTCGCGGGGGGCAGGGTTTTCTTAACGAGCGTCGACGAGGCCGACCTGGTGCTGCTCGCCTTCTCGACCGACGGCCAGCAGCAATGGCGACGGGTCGTGGGCAAGGGCAACCGCGACATGCGCGGCGACGAGGGCAACTTTGCTTCCCCCTCGCCGGTGACCGACGGCCGGAGCGTGGCCTGCCTGTTCGGGCAGGGGACGCTCGCCTGCTTCTCCGCAGAAGGCGAGCCGAAGTGGGAGTTCAACATCGAGGACCGCTACGGGAAGCTGGACATCCAGTTCGGCTACGCCTCGACCCCGGTGCTCCACGACGGCCGGCTGTACCTGCAGATGATCCACGGCGAGGGGGACCCCGACACAAACGAGGCCCAGGTGTTCTGCCTCGATTTCGAAACCGGCGAAGAGGTGTGGCGGTGCGAGCGGCTCACCGGCGCCAAGGCGGAGTGCGAGCATTCCTACGCCTCGCCCACGATCTACTCGCCCCCGGGCGCCGCGCCGCTGCTGCTCACCCACGGCGGCGACTTCCTGGTGGCGTACACGCTGGACGGCAAGGAGGCCTGGCGGCTGGGCGGGTTCAACGATGAGGGACGCTACCACCCCACGCTGCGTTTCGTCTCCTCTCCCGCGGTGGGCGACGGCTTGATTGTCGTGCCCAGCGCCAAGCGCGGCGCGGTGGTCGCCGTGAGCCCGGGGGGGAGCGGCGAGGTCGCGGGCACGAGCCACGAGCTCTGGCGGATGCCCCAAGGGACCCCCGACGTGCCGTCGCCGCTGATCTACGACGGGCTGGTGTACCTGTGCCGCGAAGACGGCGTGTTGACGTGCGTCGAAGCCCAAACCGGCGACGAGGTGTACACCCGCCGGCTGCAGAGCGACCGCTACCGCTCCTCGCCGGTGGGGGTCGATGGCAAGGTCTATTGCTGCTCCCGCAAGGGGGTGGTCAGCGTGATCCGCGCGGGGCGGGAGTTTGAACTGCTCGCCAAGAACGACCTCGGGGAAGCAGTGTCGTCGTCGCTGGCGATTGCCGATGGGGTGATCTATCTGCGGACGTTCGACGCGCTGTACGCGATCGCGGACGGAGACTGA
- a CDS encoding DUF1328 domain-containing protein, which translates to MLSWALTFLVIALIAGVLGFTGVYVAAAGIAKILFFVFLVLFLVSLVIPRFRGAA; encoded by the coding sequence ATGTTAAGTTGGGCCCTCACGTTCTTAGTCATCGCGCTGATCGCTGGTGTTCTTGGGTTTACCGGCGTGTACGTCGCCGCCGCAGGCATTGCGAAGATCTTGTTCTTCGTGTTCCTGGTGCTATTCCTTGTGAGCCTTGTGATTCCCCGCTTCCGCGGCGCCGCGTAG
- the fabD gene encoding ACP S-malonyltransferase, translated as MGERIALLFPGQGAQSVGMGKELCQRLPAAAALFSRASDILGYDLLELCAGGPAEELDSTAYSQPAIFVASLAALEELKQQSPEVVEQCSASAGLSLGEYTALVFAGVMSFEDGLRVVAERGAAMQDASEASPSGMVSILGLDLKVVTDVCDQARGDDVLDVANMLCPGNIVVSGSTSACERVGDLAEAAGAMRVVPLAVAGAFHTALMAPAVDRVAAKLAGATLNAPRIPVVSNVDALPHSDPEEIRDLLIRQVVNPVRWEDSIRWLLDQHGAGRFYEVGPGRVLKGLMKRIDRKASCENVTA; from the coding sequence ATGGGCGAACGCATCGCGCTCTTGTTTCCCGGGCAGGGAGCGCAGTCGGTTGGGATGGGGAAAGAGTTGTGCCAGCGGCTCCCCGCGGCGGCCGCGCTCTTCTCTCGGGCCTCTGATATTCTTGGCTACGACTTGCTGGAGCTCTGCGCCGGCGGCCCCGCAGAGGAGCTCGACTCGACCGCCTACAGCCAGCCCGCGATCTTTGTCGCCAGCCTCGCCGCCCTCGAAGAGCTCAAGCAGCAGTCCCCCGAAGTCGTGGAGCAGTGCTCCGCTTCCGCCGGGCTCAGCCTAGGCGAATACACGGCGCTCGTGTTCGCCGGCGTGATGTCGTTCGAGGACGGCCTGCGCGTGGTGGCCGAGCGCGGCGCCGCGATGCAGGACGCCTCCGAGGCCTCGCCCAGCGGCATGGTGAGCATCCTTGGACTCGACCTCAAGGTGGTGACCGACGTCTGTGACCAGGCACGCGGCGACGACGTGTTGGATGTCGCCAACATGCTTTGCCCCGGCAACATCGTCGTCTCTGGATCGACCAGCGCCTGCGAGCGGGTCGGCGACCTCGCCGAGGCCGCCGGCGCGATGCGGGTAGTGCCGCTGGCGGTCGCCGGCGCGTTCCACACCGCGTTGATGGCGCCCGCGGTCGACCGGGTCGCCGCCAAGCTCGCTGGGGCGACCCTCAACGCGCCGCGGATCCCCGTGGTGTCGAACGTCGACGCCCTGCCCCACTCCGACCCCGAAGAGATCCGCGACCTGCTGATCCGCCAGGTGGTGAACCCGGTCCGCTGGGAAGACTCGATCCGTTGGCTGCTCGACCAGCACGGCGCGGGGCGGTTCTACGAGGTCGGCCCCGGTCGGGTGCTCAAGGGGCTGATGAAGCGGATCGATCGCAAGGCGTCCTGCGAGAACGTCACGGCCTAA
- a CDS encoding Dps family protein, whose amino-acid sequence MSKLKRHILEDADAAAVTESLGACLLDLIDLALQGKQLHWNVVGQNFRSIHLQLDEVIASARDASDDVAERIVTLARPASGRAATVAEKSRLPGCPVGLLTVAHVVPLLAERLEKCIHGMRSGIEAVGKVDPVSEDVLIQHCRVLEKHLWMVQAQEG is encoded by the coding sequence TTGTCGAAACTCAAACGACATATCTTAGAAGACGCTGATGCAGCGGCCGTTACCGAGTCGCTGGGCGCCTGCTTGCTCGACCTGATCGACCTGGCGCTCCAAGGCAAGCAGCTCCACTGGAACGTGGTCGGGCAGAATTTCCGCTCGATCCACCTACAGCTCGACGAGGTTATCGCTTCGGCCCGAGACGCCTCCGATGACGTCGCGGAACGGATCGTTACTCTGGCGCGACCCGCCTCGGGGCGCGCCGCCACGGTGGCGGAGAAGTCGCGGCTGCCGGGTTGCCCGGTTGGGCTGCTGACGGTCGCCCATGTGGTTCCGCTGCTGGCAGAACGCTTAGAAAAGTGCATCCACGGGATGCGGAGCGGGATCGAGGCGGTCGGCAAGGTCGATCCGGTGAGCGAAGACGTGCTCATCCAGCACTGCCGGGTGCTGGAGAAGCACCTCTGGATGGTCCAAGCCCAGGAAGGGTAG
- the ruvB gene encoding Holliday junction branch migration DNA helicase RuvB: MPREPILSAEDQPDDDPRRAPPLHAQGQGEEGEQDAALRPKRMADMVGQRAVYERIKIAVDAAKMRGEPLGHVLFDGPPGLGKTTFATCIPRDLGVTLQIASGATLGAPKDLLPYLTNAEAGSVLFIDEIHRLPKAVEEFMYPAMEDFRVDITLGEGVSARTINMTLQPFTIIGATTRTGLLSAPLRDRFQIREHLDFYSEPELTEIVTRNAGKLRLEIDPPAAAKVAMCSRGTPRIANNRLRWVRDYATSRADGAATLKVAEEALAMLGIDPMGLDPQDRKYLQTILRVFRGGPAGVEAIAHTMNTAIDTLTDEVEPFLLRSELVVRSPRGRRLTQLGYAHLGETPPEEFPERSSLFGP, encoded by the coding sequence ATGCCGCGTGAGCCGATTCTCTCCGCCGAAGACCAACCGGACGACGACCCGCGTCGCGCCCCCCCCCTGCACGCTCAGGGGCAGGGCGAAGAAGGGGAGCAGGACGCGGCGCTCCGGCCCAAGCGGATGGCGGACATGGTCGGCCAGCGGGCGGTGTACGAGCGGATCAAGATCGCGGTCGACGCGGCCAAGATGCGCGGCGAGCCGCTGGGGCACGTGCTGTTCGACGGCCCGCCCGGGCTGGGAAAGACCACCTTCGCGACCTGTATCCCTCGCGACCTGGGCGTCACGCTTCAGATCGCCAGCGGCGCTACGCTGGGGGCGCCGAAGGACCTGCTGCCGTACCTGACAAACGCCGAGGCCGGATCGGTGCTGTTCATCGACGAGATCCACCGCCTCCCTAAGGCCGTTGAGGAGTTCATGTACCCGGCGATGGAGGACTTCCGGGTCGACATCACGCTGGGCGAAGGGGTCAGCGCCCGCACCATCAACATGACGTTGCAGCCGTTTACGATCATCGGCGCGACCACACGCACCGGGCTGCTATCGGCGCCGCTGCGGGACCGCTTTCAGATCCGCGAGCACCTGGACTTCTACTCTGAGCCGGAGCTGACCGAGATCGTCACCCGAAACGCCGGCAAGCTGCGGCTGGAGATCGACCCTCCCGCCGCGGCAAAAGTGGCCATGTGCAGCCGGGGGACGCCGCGGATCGCCAACAACCGCCTGCGCTGGGTGCGCGATTACGCCACCAGCCGCGCCGACGGCGCCGCCACGCTGAAGGTGGCCGAGGAGGCGCTCGCGATGCTGGGGATCGACCCGATGGGGCTCGACCCCCAGGACCGCAAGTACCTGCAGACCATCCTCCGCGTGTTTCGTGGCGGCCCCGCCGGGGTCGAGGCGATCGCCCACACGATGAACACGGCGATCGACACGCTCACCGACGAGGTAGAGCCGTTCCTGCTGCGGTCGGAGCTCGTCGTCCGCTCTCCCCGCGGGCGTAGGCTCACCCAGTTGGGATATGCCCACCTCGGCGAGACGCCCCCGGAAGAGTTCCCGGAGCGTTCAAGCTTATTTGGTCCGTGA
- the rpmF gene encoding 50S ribosomal protein L32, whose protein sequence is MAVPKRKHSNARTGSRRSHDRLTPRQLHSCPKCGTMIPTHVVCPNPNCGHYMGRTMVEPE, encoded by the coding sequence ATGGCCGTCCCGAAGCGAAAGCACTCCAACGCCCGTACTGGCAGCCGTCGTTCGCACGACCGGCTCACCCCCCGCCAGCTCCATTCGTGCCCCAAGTGCGGCACGATGATCCCGACCCACGTCGTGTGCCCCAATCCAAACTGCGGCCACTACATGGGCCGTACGATGGTCGAGCCCGAGTAG
- a CDS encoding PA2169 family four-helix-bundle protein, whose translation MSILTSENVANLADETVSKLVDLTRANLDSSKGFSDAAKTLDNQRLKKVFEEQSRIRSANAAELQSLVSINDNDPPEEGSWLAAMHRSWLAVRTALSSNDDQAVLEEAERGEDYIKKMYEDVLKETAGSAVNDILQAQYAGVKKTHDAVRDLRDAMKS comes from the coding sequence ATGTCGATCCTCACTTCCGAGAACGTGGCCAATCTGGCCGACGAAACCGTCTCGAAACTCGTCGACCTGACCCGCGCCAACCTCGACAGCAGCAAAGGATTTTCTGATGCCGCAAAGACCCTCGACAACCAACGCTTGAAGAAAGTGTTCGAAGAACAGTCACGGATCCGCAGCGCCAACGCCGCGGAGCTTCAGAGCCTGGTCAGCATCAACGACAATGACCCGCCCGAAGAAGGCTCCTGGCTCGCAGCCATGCATCGCAGTTGGCTGGCCGTGAGGACGGCGCTTTCGAGCAATGACGACCAGGCGGTGCTGGAGGAAGCCGAGCGCGGCGAGGATTACATCAAGAAGATGTACGAAGACGTCCTGAAGGAAACGGCCGGATCGGCCGTGAACGACATCTTGCAAGCGCAGTACGCGGGCGTCAAGAAAACCCACGACGCCGTGCGCGACCTCCGCGACGCGATGAAGTCGTGA
- a CDS encoding ABC1 kinase family protein, which produces MKITSIPQIYRNLNRWREIVQVLSRHGLANLFSGFELPLSGMLFGGREEESAHKLSRDARIRLALEELGPTFVKLGQILSTRPDLVGPELAAELSKLQSDAASDPADQIRQTIEDDLGKTIEEAFAEFDPTPIASASIGQVHRARTLAGDDVAVKVQHTSIQQRVMVDTEILVGLGQLAERVPELAAYRPAATAVEFQKTIRRELDFKHERRRIEQFAGYFRGDPRLCIPRVYPELSTRRVLTLQWLEGRKFSDPRLSEVEGVCVQKLARDGADVFLEMVFRYGAYHADPHPGNLLAMPGGVIGLLDFGMVGRLGERLREDLEDMLIAVNMQDATQLARLVARVGSAPPNLDEEALAVDLDDFIEFYGSQSVGGFALSEALLELVRIIRKYHIMLPSPVAMLVKLVVMLEGTSRLLSPDFSLLDIIGAHQRRMIRQRLSPMRQFRKAARIYSEVEQLVEVAPRRLRAILQQVESGTFDVHLDHRGLEPSVNRLVLGMMSSALFLGASLLLSRNVWPLYGVSAPGAVGFLLSGYLGARVLHAIGKSGRLERDKPKRK; this is translated from the coding sequence ATGAAGATCACCTCGATCCCCCAGATCTACCGAAACCTCAATCGCTGGCGGGAGATCGTGCAGGTCCTCAGCCGGCACGGGCTGGCGAACCTGTTCAGCGGATTCGAGCTGCCCCTGTCCGGGATGCTGTTTGGCGGCCGCGAAGAAGAGTCGGCCCACAAGCTAAGCCGCGACGCGCGGATCCGCCTGGCGCTCGAAGAGCTCGGGCCCACGTTCGTAAAACTTGGCCAGATCCTCAGCACGCGCCCCGACCTGGTGGGGCCGGAGCTGGCGGCCGAGCTCTCGAAGCTGCAATCCGACGCCGCCAGCGACCCCGCCGACCAGATCCGCCAAACCATCGAGGACGACCTCGGCAAGACCATTGAAGAGGCGTTCGCCGAGTTCGACCCGACGCCCATCGCTTCCGCGTCCATCGGCCAGGTGCACCGCGCGCGGACGCTCGCGGGAGACGACGTCGCCGTGAAGGTGCAGCACACCAGCATCCAGCAGCGGGTGATGGTGGACACCGAGATCCTGGTTGGCCTCGGGCAACTAGCCGAACGCGTGCCGGAGCTGGCCGCCTACCGCCCCGCGGCGACGGCCGTCGAGTTTCAGAAGACGATCCGCCGGGAGCTCGACTTCAAGCACGAGCGTCGCCGGATCGAGCAGTTCGCGGGCTACTTCCGGGGCGACCCGCGGCTCTGCATCCCACGCGTCTACCCGGAGCTCTCGACGCGGCGTGTGCTCACGCTCCAGTGGCTCGAGGGGCGGAAGTTCTCCGACCCTCGGCTCTCGGAGGTCGAAGGGGTGTGCGTGCAGAAACTGGCGCGCGACGGGGCGGACGTGTTCCTGGAGATGGTCTTCCGCTACGGCGCCTACCACGCCGACCCGCACCCGGGAAACCTGCTGGCGATGCCGGGCGGCGTGATCGGCCTGCTGGATTTCGGCATGGTCGGTCGGCTCGGCGAGCGGCTCCGCGAGGACCTCGAGGACATGCTCATCGCGGTGAACATGCAGGACGCAACGCAGCTAGCGCGTCTGGTTGCCCGTGTCGGCTCCGCCCCGCCGAACCTAGACGAAGAGGCGTTGGCGGTCGACCTGGACGACTTCATCGAGTTCTACGGATCGCAGAGCGTGGGCGGGTTCGCCCTGTCCGAGGCGCTGCTAGAGCTGGTGCGGATCATCCGCAAATACCACATCATGCTCCCCTCGCCCGTGGCGATGCTGGTCAAGCTTGTGGTGATGCTGGAAGGGACGTCGCGGCTGCTCTCGCCCGACTTTTCCCTGCTCGACATCATCGGCGCCCACCAACGCCGGATGATCCGCCAGCGGCTCTCCCCGATGCGGCAGTTCCGCAAAGCGGCCCGCATCTACAGCGAGGTCGAGCAGTTGGTGGAGGTGGCGCCGCGCCGCCTGCGGGCGATCTTGCAGCAGGTTGAGTCGGGCACCTTCGACGTCCACCTCGACCACCGAGGCCTCGAGCCGAGCGTCAACCGCTTGGTGCTCGGCATGATGAGCAGCGCGCTGTTCCTGGGCGCGTCGCTGCTGCTGAGCCGCAACGTGTGGCCGCTCTACGGCGTATCCGCTCCGGGCGCAGTCGGGTTCCTGCTGAGCGGGTACCTGGGCGCACGGGTGCTGCACGCGATCGGCAAGAGCGGCCGACTCGAGCGCGACAAACCCAAGCGGAAGTAA
- the ald gene encoding alanine dehydrogenase has product MIVGVPREVKPDEYRVAMLPVGVEELTLRGHRVLMERGAGDGSGLTDDDYASVGAELVDSPQEVFSGADLVVKVKEPMPQEWPLIRPGQALFTYFHFAASRELTEAMMRSRATCVAYETLSDDQGRLPLLTPMSEVAGRMSVQEGAKYLERPQMGRGILLGGVPGVAPAHIVILGGGVVGANAARIAAGFQANVALLDINMDRLRYLDDIMPPNVDVLFSDRHTIRRQLQRADLVVGAVLIPGAKAPRLVEREDLAQMQPGAVIIDVAIDQGGCMATSRPTSHAEPTYIVDDVVHYCVTNMPGAVGRTSTFALCNVTLPWVLELAGRGVEQAARSLKPVARAVNIFNGEITNRAVADTFGLEFADHFA; this is encoded by the coding sequence ATGATTGTTGGTGTGCCGCGGGAAGTGAAGCCGGACGAGTACCGCGTAGCGATGTTGCCGGTGGGGGTCGAGGAACTCACCCTCCGCGGTCACCGGGTGCTGATGGAGCGGGGCGCCGGGGATGGATCGGGGCTCACGGACGACGACTACGCTTCGGTGGGCGCCGAGCTGGTGGACAGCCCGCAGGAGGTTTTCTCCGGCGCCGACCTGGTGGTGAAGGTCAAAGAGCCGATGCCGCAAGAATGGCCGCTGATCCGGCCGGGGCAGGCGCTGTTTACCTATTTTCACTTTGCCGCCAGCCGAGAGCTGACCGAAGCGATGATGCGTTCGCGGGCGACGTGCGTCGCCTACGAGACGCTCTCCGACGACCAGGGACGCCTGCCGCTGCTGACGCCGATGAGCGAGGTCGCGGGGCGGATGAGCGTGCAGGAGGGCGCCAAGTACCTTGAGCGGCCCCAGATGGGGCGTGGGATCTTGCTCGGCGGGGTGCCGGGGGTGGCGCCGGCCCATATCGTCATCTTGGGCGGGGGGGTCGTCGGGGCCAACGCGGCCCGGATCGCCGCCGGATTCCAGGCCAACGTGGCGCTGCTGGACATCAACATGGACCGGCTGCGCTACCTGGACGACATCATGCCTCCGAACGTGGACGTGCTGTTCAGCGACCGTCACACCATCCGCCGGCAGTTGCAGCGGGCCGACCTGGTGGTGGGGGCCGTGCTGATCCCGGGCGCCAAGGCGCCCCGGCTGGTCGAACGCGAGGACCTGGCGCAGATGCAGCCCGGAGCGGTGATCATTGACGTAGCGATCGACCAAGGGGGCTGCATGGCCACCAGCCGGCCCACGTCGCACGCGGAGCCCACCTACATCGTCGACGACGTGGTGCACTACTGCGTCACCAACATGCCGGGGGCCGTCGGACGGACCAGCACCTTCGCGTTGTGCAACGTGACGCTGCCATGGGTACTGGAGCTGGCCGGCCGCGGTGTCGAGCAGGCGGCCCGGTCCCTCAAGCCGGTGGCGCGGGCCGTGAACATCTTCAACGGTGAAATCACCAACCGAGCGGTGGCGGACACGTTTGGGCTGGAGTTCGCGGATCACTTCGCGTAG
- a CDS encoding Hpt domain-containing protein, translated as MAKAERSFDAGAPLDFSEALARLRGDHDLLLDLIRFFLADWPTLRDSLREALAAQDRSVVERVGHSIKGLAANLDASQVVELAKSVEVTALKDPWDVLSARIDTLEQAGAMIVGRLEAYLATHSAN; from the coding sequence ATGGCCAAAGCCGAGAGGAGTTTTGACGCCGGCGCCCCGCTCGATTTCTCCGAGGCGCTCGCTCGCCTCCGCGGCGATCACGACCTCCTGCTCGATCTGATCCGTTTTTTTTTGGCCGACTGGCCGACGCTACGCGACTCGCTGCGCGAGGCTCTCGCCGCTCAAGACCGCTCCGTAGTTGAACGGGTTGGGCACAGCATCAAGGGGCTGGCCGCGAATCTCGATGCCTCGCAGGTGGTGGAACTCGCCAAATCGGTCGAAGTGACGGCCCTAAAGGACCCCTGGGACGTGCTGTCTGCGCGGATCGACACGCTGGAGCAAGCCGGGGCCATGATTGTCGGCAGGCTCGAAGCCTACTTGGCGACACACTCGGCGAATTAG